One segment of Triticum aestivum cultivar Chinese Spring chromosome 2A, IWGSC CS RefSeq v2.1, whole genome shotgun sequence DNA contains the following:
- the LOC123191161 gene encoding protein ROH1: MPATDSSASPAHHHHHTSFGRHILSLRHREHGQIHSAPPTPDHANTANPSSSPADREVDAFQRHAAELLLDLLPCSPDAAPADAKNAPPEILSIAWTQHLLDSFLICLEEFRSALLGGGPGALARPPLDRLVADFFDRAVKALDLCNALRDGLDLLRQWRKHLAIAAAALAPQGAASDPAAPLGEGQIRRARKALTDLTILMLDDKDAGGGGQRNRSFGRTGNGGKDAAGGQSRGHHRRSSSGSGSGSGGSHFRSLSWSVSRTWSASRQLQAIGGNLPVPRANDVAATGGLASAVYTMGSVLFVTAWALVAAIPCQDRGLQAHFAVPRSFPWAGPVTTLYERVLEESKKKDRKHSCGLLKEIHLIERWSRQLMEITDAAQFPLDKEKDAEVREAAQELVQVCEALKEGLDPLERQVREMFHRIVRTRTEILDCLSRPNTAE, translated from the coding sequence ATGCCGGCcaccgactcctccgcctcgccggcgcaccaccaccaccacacctccTTCGGCCGCCACATCCTCTCGCTCCGCCACCGCGAGCACGGCCAGATCCACTCCGCCCCGCCCACGCCCGACCACGCCAACACCGCCaacccctcctcctcccccgccgacCGCGAAGTCGACGCCTTTCAGCGCCACGCCGCCGAGCTGCTTCTCGACCTGCTCCCCTGCTCCCCCGACGCCGCCCCCGCCGACGCCAAGAACGCCCCGCCGGAGATCCTGTCGATAGCGTGGACCCAGCACCTGCTCGACTCCTTCCTCATCTGCCTCGAGGAGTTCCGCTCCGCGCTCCTCGGCGGCGGCCCCGGGGCCCTCGCGCGCCCCCCGCTCGACCGCCTCGTCGCCGACTTCTTCGACCGCGCCGTCAAGGCGCTCGACCTCTGCAACGCGCTCCGCGACGGCCTCGACCTGCTCCGCCAGTGGCGCAAGcacctcgccatcgccgccgccgcgctcgcccCGCAGGGCGCCGCGTCCGACCCCGCCGCGCCGCTCGGGGAGGGCCAGATCCGCCGCGCCCGCAAGGCGCTCACCGACCTCACCATCCTCATGCTCGACGACAAGGACGCCGGCGGCGGGGGGCAGCGGAACCGCTCCTTCGGCCGGACGGGTAACGGCGGCAAGGACGCCGCCGGGGGCCAGAGCCGGGGGCACCACCGCCGCAGCAGcagcggctccggctccggctccggcggctcCCACTTCAGGTCGCTGTCCTGGAGCGTGTCCCGCACCTGGTCCGCGTCCCGCCAGCTGCAGGCCATCGGGGGCAACCTGCCGGTGCCCCGCGCCAACGACGTCGCCGCCACGGGCGGCCTCGCCTCCGCCGTGTACACCATGGGCTCCGTGCTCTTCGTCACCGCCTGGGCGCTCGTCGCCGCCATCCCCTGCCAGGACCGCGGCCTCCAGGCGCACTTCGCCGTGCCCAGGAGCTTCCCCTGGGCCGGCCCGGTCACCACGCTCTACGAGCGCGTCCTCGAGGAGTCCAAGAAGAAGGACCGCAAGCACTCGTGCGGGCTGCTCAAGGAGATACACCTCATCGAGCGTTGGTCGCGGCAGCTCATGGAGATCACCGACGCCGCACAATTCCCCCTGGACAAGGAGAAGGACGCCGAGGTGCGGGAGGCCGCGCAGGAGCTGGTGCAGGTGTGCGAGGCACTCAAGGAAGGGCTCGACCCGCTCGAGCGGCAGGTGCGCGAGATGTTCCACCGCATCGTGCGCACCAGGACGGAGATCCTCGACTGCTTGAGTAGGCCCAACACCGCCGAGTAG